One Papaver somniferum cultivar HN1 chromosome 10, ASM357369v1, whole genome shotgun sequence genomic window carries:
- the LOC113319007 gene encoding uncharacterized protein LOC113319007 — translation MHENNLYSSTCEPGRRNNLNISCIDDSTQGLQPAVSQVVTVPNENERSDKHVDYKCEMFVFPDELNSEYSVSYPIAENVNPYSPILEAAVWTENTNGFDKVGFSCICDDDDDTMLEEVVNSQNEISESCISEMLDHNVETYVDNVSSNVDIHRNGADLGLVQLFCERENGRQLVSDLEKAKFAVDNDVLMHKNKFNMSDAMPRSQHDASYDLSMHENKSFDDYSESGLVNLFNDCEHDRALIASDWGGTRLRGDIFEPKNEYNLGTSIFLLKVAN, via the coding sequence ATGCATGAGAATAACCTATACTCATCAACTTGTGAACCAGGAAGGAGAAACAATCTGAATATTTCATGTATTGATGACTCTACGCAAGGTTTACAACCTGCGGTGAGTCAAGTTGTCACTGtaccaaatgaaaatgaaagaagTGATAAGCATGTGGACTATAAATGTGAAATGTTTGTTTTTCCCGATGAGCTTAATTCtgaatatagtgtttcataccctattgctgaaaatgtcaatccatattcacctattttagaggcagctGTATGGAcggaaaacactaatggttttgacaaagtaggattttcatgtatttgtgatgacgatgatgatacaATGTTAGAGGAGGTCGTTAATTCTCAAAATGAAATTTCCGAGTCTTGTATTTCTGAAATGCTAGACCATAATGTAGAAACCTACGTTGATAATGTTTCTTCTAATGTTGATATTCATCGCAATGGTGCTGATTTGGGTCTTGTGCAACTGTTTTGTGAACGAGAGAATGGTAGGCAACTTGTGTCTGACTTAGAGAAGGCTAAATTTGCTGTTGACAATGATGTTCTTATGCATAAAAATAAATTTAACATGTCTGATGCCATGCCTAGGTCACAACATGATGCTTCTTATGATTTGtctatgcatgagaataaatcttttGATGATTATTCTGAATCAGGGCTTGTTAATTTGTTCAATGACTGTGAGCATGATAGGGCATTAATCGCTTCTGACTGGGGAGGAACTAGACTGCGTGGTGATATTTTTGAGCCTAAAAATGAATATAACTTGGGCACATCTATTTTCCTGCTTAAAGTCGCAAATTGA